A stretch of Planctomycetota bacterium DNA encodes these proteins:
- a CDS encoding ABC transporter ATP-binding protein, with the protein MGGDHGSGAASVSSWQRLAVLLRLERSDCLTLALFATAVGILSIVTPVAIEQLVTTVSFGFQLWPVLVLSGVMLGFLLLSAALRSLQLLVAECLQRRIFVRTADAFADHFARAEIAAFDGRNPTDIVNRFFEVSSVQKAVASLLVEGIGILMISVVGLMVLAFYHPTLLTFAVVTAILVIFMLTILGRGGVRTSIAESYAKFDVAAWLEELAKCPHTFRFGRGGDLAHARADELADAYVQARRRHFSVVWRQNLFALLLDAIGSTVLLGLGGWLVINRQLTLGQLVAGELMVALVLSAISKIGKYIETFYDLQAALDKLGVIDTLPLEHSGGELLPATERPMAVVAEVVSRPGKTLRLEVPPGRRIAVYGPSGSGKTTLLETLALLRLPDQGLLEFDGLDARSLDRTATRLQVAYVGQSETFADTVAENVRVGRSDISAVDVRRALEMVGLADDVARLPRGVGTALAADGRPLSANAISRLSIARAIVGRPRLLLINGMLDALDIADCPQLIESLFDRQAPWTLVIVTARDDIRRRCDEAVEWA; encoded by the coding sequence ATGGGCGGTGACCATGGCAGCGGCGCGGCCTCCGTGTCGAGCTGGCAGCGGCTCGCTGTGCTGCTGCGCCTCGAGCGCTCCGATTGCCTCACGCTGGCTCTGTTCGCCACCGCCGTCGGTATCCTCTCGATCGTGACGCCGGTCGCGATCGAGCAACTGGTGACGACCGTCAGCTTCGGCTTCCAGCTCTGGCCGGTGCTCGTGCTCTCGGGGGTGATGCTCGGCTTCCTGCTCCTCTCGGCGGCGCTGCGCTCGCTGCAGCTGCTGGTCGCCGAGTGCCTGCAGCGGCGGATCTTCGTGCGCACCGCCGATGCCTTCGCCGACCACTTCGCCCGGGCCGAGATCGCCGCCTTCGACGGCCGCAACCCGACCGATATCGTCAACCGGTTCTTCGAGGTCTCGTCGGTGCAAAAGGCAGTCGCCTCGCTGCTGGTCGAGGGGATCGGGATCCTGATGATCTCGGTGGTCGGCCTGATGGTACTCGCCTTCTACCACCCCACGCTGCTGACGTTCGCGGTCGTCACGGCGATCCTCGTGATCTTCATGCTCACGATCCTGGGACGCGGCGGGGTGCGGACGAGCATCGCCGAGAGCTACGCCAAGTTCGACGTGGCGGCCTGGCTCGAGGAGCTCGCCAAGTGCCCCCACACGTTCCGCTTCGGCCGCGGCGGCGACCTCGCCCACGCCCGTGCCGACGAGCTCGCCGACGCCTACGTGCAGGCGCGGCGGCGCCACTTCTCCGTCGTCTGGCGGCAGAACCTGTTCGCCCTGCTCCTCGACGCGATCGGCAGCACGGTGCTTCTCGGCCTCGGCGGATGGCTGGTGATCAACCGCCAGCTGACGCTCGGCCAGCTCGTCGCCGGCGAGCTGATGGTGGCGCTGGTGCTGTCGGCGATCTCGAAGATCGGCAAGTACATCGAGACCTTCTACGACCTCCAGGCGGCGCTCGACAAGCTCGGCGTCATCGACACGCTGCCGCTGGAGCACTCTGGCGGCGAACTGCTGCCGGCGACCGAGCGGCCGATGGCCGTTGTCGCCGAGGTGGTGAGCCGCCCGGGCAAGACGCTCCGGCTCGAGGTGCCGCCGGGGCGGCGGATCGCCGTCTACGGACCGTCCGGCAGCGGCAAGACCACGCTGCTGGAGACGCTCGCCCTGCTCCGCCTGCCCGACCAGGGTTTGCTCGAATTCGACGGGCTCGACGCCCGGTCGCTCGACCGGACCGCGACCCGTCTCCAGGTGGCCTACGTCGGGCAATCGGAGACGTTCGCCGACACGGTCGCCGAGAACGTCCGCGTCGGCCGCAGCGACATTTCGGCCGTCGACGTGCGTCGGGCGCTGGAGATGGTCGGTCTCGCCGACGACGTCGCGCGCCTGCCCCGGGGGGTCGGCACGGCGCTGGCCGCCGACGGCCGCCCGCTGTCGGCCAACGCCATTTCCCGGCTGTCGATCGCCCGGGCCATCGTCGGACGCCCACGGCTGCTGCTCATCAACGGGATGCTCGACGCCCTCGACATCGCCGACTGCCCGCAATTGATCGAGTCGCTGTTCGACCGCCAGGCCCCCTGGACGCTCGTCATCGTCACGGCCCGTGACGACATCCGCCGACGCTGCGACGAGGCCGTGGAATGGGCGTGA
- the nhaR gene encoding transcriptional activator NhaR, with translation MEWLNYHHLLYFWMTAREGSITQACRRLHLTQPTVSGQIRALERSVQAKLFERSGRSLVLTETGTVVFRYAEEIFALGRELQDALADRPTGRAMRFSVGVADALPKVLVHRLLEPALHLDADIRVTCIDGEPERLLARLALHELDLVVTDYPASPRVGAKTFSHLLGDCGVSFLATETLARQYRRGFPQSLTGAPLLLPVPGTTLRRSLDQWFDEEEIRPRIRGEIADSGLLKAFAASGAGIFATPSAVEEEVAQMYGVTVVGREESLRERFYAISVEKRLKHPAVVAISQQARRQVFRS, from the coding sequence ATGGAATGGCTCAACTACCACCACCTCCTCTATTTCTGGATGACCGCCCGGGAAGGGAGCATCACGCAAGCCTGCCGCAGGCTCCATCTCACCCAGCCCACCGTGAGCGGCCAGATCCGGGCCCTCGAGCGGTCCGTCCAGGCGAAGCTTTTCGAGCGCTCCGGGCGGTCGCTGGTGCTGACCGAGACCGGCACCGTCGTGTTCCGCTACGCCGAGGAGATCTTCGCGCTCGGCCGCGAGCTTCAAGATGCCCTCGCCGACCGCCCGACGGGGCGTGCGATGCGGTTCTCGGTCGGTGTCGCCGACGCCCTCCCCAAGGTTCTCGTCCACCGCCTCCTCGAGCCGGCGCTCCACCTCGACGCCGACATCCGGGTGACGTGCATCGACGGCGAGCCGGAGCGCCTCCTGGCAAGGCTGGCGCTCCACGAGCTCGATCTCGTGGTCACCGACTATCCCGCCAGCCCGCGGGTCGGCGCCAAGACGTTCAGCCACTTGCTCGGCGATTGCGGCGTCTCCTTCCTCGCCACCGAGACCCTGGCCCGCCAATACAGGCGCGGGTTTCCGCAGTCGCTCACCGGCGCGCCGCTGCTCCTTCCGGTGCCCGGCACGACACTCCGCCGGTCGCTCGACCAGTGGTTCGACGAGGAGGAAATCCGCCCGCGGATCCGCGGTGAGATCGCCGACAGCGGGCTGCTCAAGGCGTTCGCCGCGAGCGGCGCCGGCATCTTCGCCACCCCTTCGGCGGTCGAGGAGGAAGTGGCCCAGATGTACGGCGTGACCGTCGTCGGACGGGAGGAATCGCTTCGCGAGCGGTTCTACGCGATCTCGGTCGAAAAACGCCTCAAGCATCCGGCCGTCGTGGCGATCTCGCAGCAAGCGCGGCGGCAGGTGTTTCGCAGCTGA
- a CDS encoding PDZ domain-containing protein, producing MSRSNAVLRGAGLAVVLAVALVQSGKAHAQERGAAPFLAEEVRSVAAARRMLAATVGLGSADGGLIEHGVASGVIVSPDGLILTVAHAMEGFDGDFAVLLSDGRVTRATALGHDRATDAGMLQISEPGPWPHVELGDSTSLSIGDWCLAAGHSDGIVAGRPAPVRLGRLRGVLRDERFQRFSLVTDCTLQPGDSGGPLVDLDGRLVGIGTSIATDVRDNFSVPIEVYRRQWDELRGGKRADGKPTSPALQSDFRDESLRHPAIRDRFAPIAAEAALSVVEILDDDRRVALGVVVGADGWILTKRSELPGEIRCRVGGRSLDATLVAADEALDLVLVKVEATGLEPIRWADGEPEVGRFVVTPGPARRPLAVGAVSVGTRPIPARTRYVGDDDDTPALGITLDDDPAVTGTVLKRVSPSGPARAAGLRRGDRIVALDGLPTLTAEDLATAIRAGAIGDRVTIDYCREGLWRQTEATLVPMADAQSDRPRRRDLAFSGPVSERRQGFPAAFSHDSVLPADACGGVVVGLDGRAVGLSIARFDRTTTHALPAAAVRAALARLLPAAP from the coding sequence ATGAGCCGATCGAACGCCGTCCTGCGTGGCGCGGGGCTCGCGGTGGTCCTGGCCGTCGCGCTCGTGCAGTCCGGAAAGGCGCATGCTCAGGAGCGTGGCGCCGCGCCGTTTCTCGCCGAGGAAGTGCGGAGCGTGGCCGCCGCCCGGCGGATGCTCGCGGCCACCGTCGGCCTCGGCAGCGCCGACGGCGGCTTGATCGAGCATGGCGTGGCCAGCGGCGTGATCGTCTCCCCCGACGGGCTGATCCTCACCGTCGCCCATGCGATGGAGGGCTTCGACGGTGACTTCGCCGTGCTCCTCTCCGATGGCCGCGTCACGCGCGCCACGGCGCTCGGCCACGACCGGGCGACCGACGCCGGGATGCTGCAGATCAGCGAGCCGGGCCCGTGGCCACATGTGGAGCTTGGCGATTCGACGTCGCTGTCGATCGGCGACTGGTGCCTCGCGGCCGGCCACTCCGACGGGATCGTCGCGGGGCGGCCGGCGCCGGTGCGCCTCGGACGGCTCCGTGGCGTGCTCCGCGACGAGCGTTTCCAGCGCTTCTCGCTGGTCACCGACTGCACGCTCCAGCCGGGTGACTCGGGGGGGCCGCTGGTCGATCTCGACGGCCGGCTGGTGGGGATCGGCACGAGCATCGCCACCGACGTCCGCGACAACTTCAGCGTCCCGATCGAGGTCTACCGCCGGCAGTGGGACGAACTGCGCGGCGGCAAGCGGGCCGACGGCAAGCCGACGTCGCCGGCGCTGCAGTCGGACTTCCGCGACGAGAGCCTCCGCCACCCGGCGATCCGCGACCGCTTCGCGCCGATCGCGGCCGAGGCGGCGTTGTCGGTCGTCGAGATCCTCGACGACGACCGCCGCGTGGCGCTCGGCGTGGTCGTCGGTGCCGACGGGTGGATCCTCACCAAGCGCAGCGAACTGCCCGGGGAGATCCGCTGCCGCGTCGGCGGGCGCTCGCTCGACGCCACGCTCGTCGCCGCCGACGAGGCGCTCGATCTGGTGCTGGTCAAGGTCGAGGCCACCGGTCTCGAGCCGATTCGCTGGGCCGACGGCGAGCCCGAGGTAGGGCGCTTCGTCGTGACGCCTGGCCCGGCGCGGCGGCCGCTGGCGGTCGGCGCGGTGAGCGTGGGGACGCGGCCGATTCCGGCGCGGACGCGCTACGTCGGCGATGACGACGACACGCCCGCCCTGGGGATCACGCTCGACGACGATCCGGCGGTTACCGGCACGGTCCTCAAGCGCGTCAGCCCGAGCGGCCCGGCCCGCGCCGCGGGGTTGCGGCGCGGCGACCGGATCGTCGCCCTCGACGGCTTGCCCACGCTGACCGCCGAGGATCTCGCGACGGCGATCAGGGCCGGTGCGATCGGTGACCGCGTCACGATCGACTACTGCCGCGAAGGGCTATGGCGCCAGACCGAGGCGACGCTCGTGCCGATGGCCGACGCCCAGTCGGACCGTCCCCGGCGCCGCGATCTGGCCTTCAGTGGTCCGGTGAGCGAGCGTCGGCAGGGCTTCCCGGCCGCCTTCAGCCACGACTCGGTGCTCCCCGCCGACGCCTGCGGCGGCGTCGTCGTCGGTCTCGACGGGCGGGCGGTGGGCCTGTCGATCGCCCGCTTCGACCGGACGACGACCCACGCCCTGCCGGCGGCCGCCGTCCGCGCGGCGCTCGCCCGGCTCCTCCCCGCCGCTCCCTGA
- a CDS encoding alpha/beta hydrolase yields the protein MSDFGNHRSKDRSGQLALRGRAAALVLAALAMALPAVAADAPVRVLARDVACTADAAETAAGGARLDLYGPAAPGGPPRPVVLFVHGGGWRNGDKAHVWAKPAAFVAHGCLFASAGYRLAAPATPRDQGADVAAAVAWLRDHAREHGGDGNSIFLVGHSAGAHLAALVGTDERLLGHHGLAPADLGGVVLLDGAGYDMPRQMAAARLPRMKELYRDAFGDDPEAQRDASPITHVAPGKRYPPFLIFHVGQRLDSRQQSEALAERLRTAGGAATTVHEPDKNHLTLNRELGTAGDGPTAKVLAFLDECRASRAAAGH from the coding sequence ATGAGTGACTTCGGAAACCACCGTTCGAAGGATCGCTCCGGTCAGCTGGCACTTCGCGGCAGAGCCGCGGCGCTCGTGCTCGCCGCCTTGGCCATGGCGCTCCCCGCCGTGGCAGCCGACGCGCCGGTGCGCGTCCTCGCCCGTGACGTCGCCTGCACTGCCGACGCCGCCGAGACCGCGGCGGGAGGAGCACGGCTCGACCTCTACGGCCCCGCGGCGCCCGGCGGCCCGCCGCGGCCGGTCGTCCTCTTCGTCCATGGTGGCGGCTGGCGGAACGGCGACAAGGCGCACGTCTGGGCGAAGCCGGCCGCGTTCGTCGCTCATGGCTGCCTGTTCGCCAGCGCCGGCTACCGGCTCGCGGCGCCGGCGACACCGCGCGACCAGGGGGCCGACGTGGCCGCGGCCGTCGCCTGGCTCCGCGACCATGCGCGTGAGCATGGCGGCGACGGCAACTCGATCTTCCTCGTGGGCCATTCGGCGGGGGCCCATCTGGCGGCGCTCGTCGGCACCGACGAGCGCCTGCTCGGCCACCACGGGCTCGCCCCCGCCGACCTCGGCGGTGTCGTCCTCCTCGACGGGGCAGGGTACGACATGCCCCGGCAGATGGCGGCGGCGCGGCTGCCACGGATGAAGGAGCTGTATCGCGATGCCTTCGGCGACGATCCGGAGGCGCAGCGCGACGCCTCGCCGATCACGCACGTCGCGCCGGGAAAACGGTATCCACCATTTCTGATCTTCCACGTCGGCCAGCGCCTCGACAGCCGCCAGCAGTCGGAGGCGCTCGCCGAGCGGCTCCGTACGGCCGGCGGCGCCGCGACGACCGTCCACGAGCCCGACAAAAACCACCTCACGCTCAATCGCGAGTTGGGCACTGCCGGCGACGGCCCGACGGCGAAGGTCCTCGCGTTTCTCGACGAGTGCCGTGCTTCACGCGCGGCGGCGGGGCACTGA
- a CDS encoding phenylalanine 4-monooxygenase, with product MEKKQHAILAAQSVAECLVEQDWGAYTPTEHKTWETLYNRQMATLEGHACDEYFAGLKTLRLGAERIPEYAEMNRHLRAATGWEVVAVPGLIASRPFFTMLANRQFPAGTFVRTPEQLDYLEEPDIFHDVFGHVPLLTHPAYAAYMESYGRAGLDAIDRKGVKFLARLNWYTIEFGLLLVGGTLKAYGAGMMSSFGEARYVLNDPSPHVLKFDLERVLRTGYYIDDFQATYFAIDSFEKLFTECIERPFAPLYESCRQQPPLTPFSIEATDTVVRRGSGAYWQDFPARKTALK from the coding sequence ATGGAGAAAAAGCAGCACGCGATCCTCGCCGCGCAGTCGGTCGCCGAGTGCCTCGTCGAGCAAGACTGGGGGGCCTACACGCCGACCGAGCACAAGACTTGGGAAACGCTCTACAACCGGCAGATGGCCACGCTCGAGGGCCATGCCTGCGACGAGTATTTCGCCGGCCTGAAGACACTCCGCCTCGGCGCCGAGCGGATCCCCGAGTACGCGGAGATGAACCGGCACCTCCGCGCCGCGACCGGCTGGGAGGTGGTCGCCGTCCCGGGTTTGATCGCCTCGCGCCCGTTTTTCACGATGCTCGCCAACCGGCAATTCCCGGCCGGCACGTTCGTGCGCACCCCGGAGCAGCTCGACTACCTCGAGGAGCCCGACATCTTTCACGACGTGTTCGGGCACGTGCCGTTGCTCACGCATCCGGCCTACGCCGCCTACATGGAGTCCTACGGCCGGGCCGGTCTCGACGCGATCGACCGCAAGGGGGTGAAGTTCCTCGCCCGGCTCAATTGGTACACGATCGAGTTCGGCCTGTTGCTCGTCGGCGGCACGCTGAAGGCCTACGGCGCCGGGATGATGTCGTCGTTCGGCGAGGCGCGGTACGTGCTGAACGACCCCTCGCCGCACGTCCTGAAGTTCGATCTCGAGCGCGTGCTGCGGACGGGCTACTACATCGACGACTTCCAGGCGACCTACTTCGCGATCGACAGCTTCGAGAAGCTGTTCACCGAGTGCATCGAGCGGCCGTTCGCGCCGCTCTACGAATCCTGCCGGCAGCAGCCGCCGCTGACGCCGTTTTCGATCGAGGCCACCGACACGGTGGTCCGCCGCGGGAGCGGCGCGTACTGGCAGGATTTCCCCGCGCGCAAGACGGCGCTCAAGTAA
- a CDS encoding PEP-CTERM sorting domain-containing protein (PEP-CTERM proteins occur, often in large numbers, in the proteomes of bacteria that also encode an exosortase, a predicted intramembrane cysteine proteinase. The presence of a PEP-CTERM domain at a protein's C-terminus predicts cleavage within the sorting domain, followed by covalent anchoring to some some component of the (usually Gram-negative) cell surface. Many PEP-CTERM proteins exhibit an unusual sequence composition that includes large numbers of potential glycosylation sites. Expression of one such protein has been shown restore the ability of a bacterium to form floc, a type of biofilm.): MSPRARRRSSKFAVCPLHPRSLGVGVARSAGSTGRSVVSVRGFSIDIGSRVAAVPEPSTYAMLSTALACGGWRMLRRRRKTWRR, encoded by the coding sequence ATTTCCCCGCGCGCAAGACGGCGCTCAAGTAAGTTCGCGGTTTGCCCTCTCCATCCGCGGTCGCTGGGTGTCGGCGTCGCGCGTTCGGCAGGGAGCACCGGCCGATCGGTGGTCAGCGTCCGTGGTTTCTCGATCGATATCGGTTCTCGTGTGGCCGCAGTACCGGAGCCATCGACCTACGCGATGTTATCGACGGCATTGGCATGTGGCGGTTGGCGGATGTTGCGGCGGAGGAGGAAGACCTGGCGACGTTGA